The following coding sequences lie in one Maylandia zebra isolate NMK-2024a linkage group LG14, Mzebra_GT3a, whole genome shotgun sequence genomic window:
- the LOC112435909 gene encoding tubulin alpha-1C chain — protein sequence MWSGAQNRPVTVSNLNSYKHKRPDGRFAQEVEFSIYPAPQVSTAVVEPYNSILTTHTTLEHSDCAFMVDNEEIYDICRRNLDIERPSYTNLNRLISQIVSFITTSLRFDGALNVDLTEFQTNLVPYPRIHFPLATYAPVISAEKAYHEQLTVPEITNACFEPANQMVKCDPRHGKYMACCLLYRGDVVPKDVNAAIATIKTKRTIQFVDWCPTGFKVGINYQPPTVVPGGDLAKVQRAVCMLSNTTAIAEAWA from the exons ATGTGGTCTGGAGCACAGAACCGGCCAGTCACAGTGTCCAATCTGAACAGTTACAA GCATAAACGTCCGGATGGGAGATTTGCACAGGAGGTGGAGTTTTCCATCTACCCAGCTCCCCAAGTGTCCACTGCTGTGGTTGAGCCATACAACTCCATCCTGACCACCCACACCACCCTAGAGCACTCTGACTGTGCCTTCATGGTAGATAACGAGGAAATCTATGACATCTGCCGTAGGAACCTCGATATCGAGCGTCCTTCCTACACCAACCTGAACAGGTTGATCAGCCAGATTGTGTCCTTCATCACTACTTCGCTCCGCTTTGATGGCGCCCTCAATGTTGATCTGACAGAGTTCCAGACCAACTTGGTGCCCTACCCTCGTATCCATTTCCCCCTGGCCACCTACGCCCCCGTCATCTCTGCAGAGAAAGCTTATCACGAGCAGTTAACTGTACCAGAAATCACAAACGCTTGCTTCGAGCCAGCCAATCAGATGGTGAAATGTGACCCTCGCCACGGCAAGTACATGGCCTGCTGCCTTTTGTACCGTGGCGATGTGGTGCCCAAAGATGTCAACGCTGCCATTGCTACCATCAAAACCAAGCGCACCATCCAGTTCGTGGACTGGTGCCCCACCGGTTTCAAGGTCGGCATCAACTACCAGCCACCCACTGTGGTTCCTGGTGGAGACCTGGCCAAGGTCCAGAGGGCTGTGTGTATGCTGAGCAACACCACCGCCATCGCTGAGGCCTGGGCATGA